The nucleotide sequence CACCTTCGTCGGCATGGGCTACGAGGTCGCCGACGGTCCGGAGCTCGAGGCGGAGTGGCTGAACTTCGACGCGCTCAACTTCGGTCCCGACCACCCGGCGCGGTGGCTGTCGGACACGTTCTTCGTCGCGCCCGAGGACTCCGGCCTGGTGCTGCGCACGCACACCAGCCCGGTGCAGGCGCGCACCATGCTCGAGCGGCAGCCGCCGATCTACGTCGTCGCCCCGGGGCGGGTGTACCGCACCGACGAGCTCGACGCGACGCACCTGCCGGTGTTCCACCAGGTCGAGGGCCTGGCCGTCGACGAGGGGCTCACCATGGCCCACCTGCGCGGCACGCTGGACCACCTGGCCCGCCAGCTGTTCGGCCCCGACGCCCGCACCCGGTGGCGGCCGCACTTCTTCCCCTTCACCGAGCCCTCGGCGGAGTTCGACGTCTGGTTCCCCGAGCACCGCGACGGCCCGCAGTGGGTCGAGTGGGGCGGCTGCGGGATGGTCAACCCGCGGGTGCTGCGCGCCTGCGGCGTCGACCCCGACACCTACACCGGCTTCGCCTTCGGCATGGGCATCGAGCGGGCGCTGCAGTTCCGGTCGGCCCTCTCGGACATGCACGACATCGCGGAGGCGGACGTCCGCTTCACCAGCGTCTTCGGAGTTGAGCAGTGAAGGTCCCCGTCAGCTGGCTGTCCGAGCTCGTCGACCTCCCGGCCGGCATCACGGTCGAGGAGCTCGACGCCGCCTTCGTGCGGCTGGGCTTCGAGGTGGAGGACGTCGTCCGCCCGCCGGTCACCACCGGACCGCTCGTGGTCGGCCGCGTGCTGGACGTCGAGGAGCTCACCGGCTTCAAGAAGCCGATCCGCTACTGCCAGGTCGAGGTGGGGGAGAGCGAGCCGCGCGGCATCGTCTGCGGCGCCCGCAACTTCGCCGTCGGCGACCTCGTCGTGGCCGCGCTGCCCGGTGCGGTGCTCCCCGGCGACTTCGCCATCGCCGCGCGGAAGACCTACGACCACGTCTCCGACGGCATGATCTGCTCGGTCCGCGAGCTGGGGATCGGCGAGGACCACGCCGGCATCCTCGTGCTCGGCCAGGGCGGCTACGTGCCGGGCACCCCGGCCGCCGACGTCCTCGGCCTCGAGGACGTCGTCTTCGACCTCGAGGTGACGCCGGACCGCGGCTACGCCATGTCGATGCGCGGGATCGCCCGCGACCTGGCCGGCGTGCTCGGCGTGGGCTGGCGCGATCCGGCCGACCTGCCACTGCCCGACTGGGCGGGTGCGCCGGCGTGGGAGGTCACCGTCGCCGACCCCGACCGCTGCGACCGCTTCTCCATGCTCGCCGTCGAGGACCTCGACCCGGCCGCGGCCAGCCCATGGCCATTGCGCCGCCGGCTGGCCCAGTGCGGCATCCGCAGCATCTCGCTGGCCGTCGACGTCACCAACTACGTGATGCTCGAGCTCGGCCAGCCGATGCACGCCTTCGACCGGGCCACCGTCACCGGCCCGATCACGGTCCGCCGGGCGACGGCGGGGGAGCGGCTCACCACCCTCGACGGCGCCGACCGCGCGCTCACCGGCGACGACCTGCTCATCACCGACGAGTCGGGCCCCATCGGGCTGGCCGGGGTCATGGGCGGGGCGTCGACCGAAATCGGGGACGGGACCACCGC is from Blastococcus sp. HT6-4 and encodes:
- the pheS gene encoding phenylalanine--tRNA ligase subunit alpha — encoded protein: MSGANDPYDPKQVAALSPEALDEAVRAALGAFSAAGDLEALAAVRPAHLGDRAPVLQARRELGALPPAARSDAGKRVNAARVAVTEAYEARKAELEAERDARVLAEERVDVTLPWDRTPRGARHPLTTLIDRIADTFVGMGYEVADGPELEAEWLNFDALNFGPDHPARWLSDTFFVAPEDSGLVLRTHTSPVQARTMLERQPPIYVVAPGRVYRTDELDATHLPVFHQVEGLAVDEGLTMAHLRGTLDHLARQLFGPDARTRWRPHFFPFTEPSAEFDVWFPEHRDGPQWVEWGGCGMVNPRVLRACGVDPDTYTGFAFGMGIERALQFRSALSDMHDIAEADVRFTSVFGVEQ